In a single window of the Nicotiana tomentosiformis chromosome 8, ASM39032v3, whole genome shotgun sequence genome:
- the LOC104100361 gene encoding vegetative cell wall protein gp1-like, which yields MYRVFAIAFSLFYVINSDGAHIRNGPSPSPPAKSHSPVSSPVSTPESPHVSPYKSPLTPEISPAITASPKTSPFASPIQSPTRTPPSTSNSPAPLPSATTSETPVSIPALSPQASSPLPASRKGSVSPGFSPPTTPPMTVISPAVTPGNTPTSLPVPERPKRRPSAPPAYSPATTLISPAATPLSTWTTPIPSAVTPPPAIETPVNTPPAASPETAQIPASSFMTPSEAPEMFSLDSSPPIPAPARFTPESSRPPVADIFAATSKFEVPILLSGLAIWTAIVI from the coding sequence ATGTATAGAGTATTTGCAATTGCTTTTTCGCTGTTTTATGTGATAAACTCCGATGGGGCCCACATCAGAAATGGACCTTCCCCATCGCCGCCGGCGAAATCTCATTCCCCAGTTTCTTCTCCGGTCTCTACTCCGGAGAGTCCTCATGTTTCGCCTTACAAGTCTCCGCTCACTCCGGAAATTTCTCCGGCAATTACGGCGTCTCCTAAAACTAGTCCGTTTGCTTCGCCGATACAGTCTCCGACAAGAACTCCGCCGTCGACATCCAATTCGCCTGCTCCGTTACCATCTGCGACGACTTCTGAAACGCCGGTGAGCATTCCGGCATTATCCCCTCAGGCATCGTCACCATTGCCGGCGTCTCGTAAAGGGTCTGTCTCGCCGGGATTTTCTCCTCCTACAACTCCGCCGATGACAGTCATTTCGCCGGCAGTCACTCCGGGGAACACTCCTACATCATTACCAGTGCCGGAGCGTCCTAAAAGGAGACCGTCCGCTCCGCCGGCATACTCCCCAGCGACGACACTCATTTCGCCGGCAGCCACTCCATTATCCACTTGGACTACTCCGATTCCATCTGCCGTTACTCCTCCGCCAGCAATTGAAACTCCGGTGAACACTCCTCCGGCAGCTTCACCTGAAACAGCGCAAATTCCGGCAAGTTCTTTTATGACTCCATCTGAGGCACCGGAGATGTTTTCTTTAGATAGTAGTCCGCCGATTCCGGCACCGGCTAGGTTCACGCCGGAGAGCTCACGGCCACCGGTGGCTGATATTTTTGCTGCAACTTCAAAATTCGAGGTGCCAATTTTGCTAAGTGGGCTTGCTATATGGACTGCAATAGTAATTTGA